In Kitasatospora sp. NA04385, a single genomic region encodes these proteins:
- the ilvE gene encoding branched-chain-amino-acid transaminase, whose product MSSATPLRHEAAAHLGSLATPGADGPEWIWRGGRLRPWSEATIHVNAVGHASVAAVFEGIKAYLAEDGENLLLFRLEDHLDRLRHSARICRVEIPHSRDELAEAVVDLLKANRAAGDTYVRPWAFPEGLIREQMVPAGARCEVVVDSWPFRSGFRREGCRAAVSSWLRITDASTPPRVKAFSNYHNGRLALIEARENGHDWPILLNDRHQVSEGAGACVALVRDGVVITPSLSSGVLESITRSTALTLLAEEGYEVEERPVDRTELYLADELFFLGTAWEVLPITAVDGLRVGEGVAGPVTERLYELYFSLVRGRSDRHLGWLTPVPVGAHV is encoded by the coding sequence GGCATGAGGCCGCCGCCCACCTCGGCTCCCTGGCCACCCCCGGCGCGGACGGCCCCGAGTGGATCTGGCGCGGCGGCCGGCTGCGGCCCTGGAGCGAGGCCACCATCCACGTCAACGCCGTGGGCCACGCGTCGGTGGCCGCCGTCTTCGAGGGCATCAAGGCGTACCTGGCGGAGGACGGCGAGAACCTGCTGCTGTTCCGGCTGGAGGACCACCTGGACCGGCTGCGGCACTCCGCGCGGATCTGCCGGGTCGAGATCCCGCACAGCCGGGACGAGCTGGCCGAGGCGGTGGTGGACCTGCTGAAGGCGAACCGCGCCGCCGGCGACACCTACGTCCGCCCGTGGGCCTTCCCCGAGGGCCTGATCCGCGAGCAGATGGTCCCGGCCGGGGCGCGCTGCGAGGTCGTGGTGGACAGCTGGCCGTTCCGCAGCGGCTTCCGGCGGGAGGGCTGCCGGGCCGCGGTCAGCTCCTGGCTGCGGATCACCGACGCCAGCACGCCGCCCCGGGTCAAGGCGTTCTCGAACTACCACAACGGCCGGCTGGCCCTGATCGAGGCCCGGGAGAACGGGCACGACTGGCCGATCCTGCTCAACGACCGGCACCAGGTCAGCGAGGGCGCGGGCGCGTGCGTCGCGCTGGTGCGGGACGGCGTGGTGATCACCCCCTCGCTCTCCAGCGGGGTGCTGGAGAGCATCACCCGCTCCACCGCGCTGACCCTGCTCGCCGAGGAGGGCTACGAGGTCGAGGAGCGCCCGGTGGACCGCACCGAGCTCTACCTCGCCGACGAGCTGTTCTTCCTCGGGACGGCCTGGGAGGTGCTGCCGATCACCGCGGTGGACGGCCTGCGGGTCGGCGAGGGCGTCGCCGGGCCGGTCACCGAGCGCCTGTACGAGCTCTACTTCTCCCTGGTGCGCGGCCGCTCGGACCGGCACCTGGGCTGGCTCACCCCCGTCCCGGTCGGGGCCCATGTCTGA